In Beijerinckia indica subsp. indica ATCC 9039, the genomic window GTGTCGTCAAGGCAAAGCATGGCGATTGGGAATTGCGGTGCGAGACCCCGCCTGGGGCGCAGAGTGAGCAATGCGCCCTGTTGCAGAGCGTTGCGGCGGAAGACAAGCCGAACATCAATCTCGTCGTCATCGTCCTGAAGACAGCGGATGGCAAGAGCCGCCTGTTGCGGGTCATTGCGCCGCTCGGTGTCCTTTTGCCGTCTGGTCTCGGCCTCAAGATCGATGCGACCGATGTCGGGCGCGCTGGTTTCGTGCGCTGCCTACCCACCGGCTGCGTCGCCGAAGTGGTGATGGATGAAAAGCTGATCGACCAGATGAAGACGGGCAAGAATGCGACCTTCATCATCTTTCAGACCCCGGAAGAAGGGATCGGCATCCCGCTCGCCCTCAATGGGTTCAAACAGGGGTTTGAAAGCCTGCCATGACGTTTCAATCTTCAATTCCTAGTATCCACCTCATTGAAGCGCGACGTGTCGCGCTTCAATGAGGACAAGTGGATACGGTTTAAAAAGCGACGATTCTCGATACTAGGGCTGGGTCGATTTCCTTTCCTTCCGTCCCAGTTTAAGAAAGACCCTCTTGAAATATTGGCTGGAGCTTTAGCGCATGCGGCGGGCCTTGCGTCGACACTTGCCCTTTGCCTTGTTCCCTGCGATGCGGACGGCGGCGATTGCCGTTGCGCTCGTGGGCCTCGCCGGTTGCGGAGGCAAGGGCGGTGGGGGCGCTTTCGACGGCGCGAGCGTTGAAAATAGCAGCGGCTCCAGCACCCAGGTGAGTCTCACGCCGAAGCTGGCGAGCCTATTGGGTCTCAGAAGCTCGGCTACGACCGCGGATGGGAAAGAGGAAGTCTCGCGGATCGCATGCCCGGAGGTGATTCTGCTCGATGGTGATGCCGCCAAGCGAGTCTATGCCAGCGGCGAGGACAATGCCAGCTTGCGCTACCAGGTTTCCATCAATGATGCCGCGCGTGAATGCGCGCGCGAGGGAGACGAATTGGCGATCAAGGTCGGCGTGCGCGGCAAAGTGCTGCTCGGGCCGGTGGGCAGTCCTGGGACATTCAACGTCCAACTCCGCGTCGCCATTATTGACGAGGCTGAAAAGGATGAAATTTTCAGCAAGATCTACCGCACAAATGTGACGATCGCCCCTGGTCAGACCGAGGGAGTCTACACCCTGATCTCAGATGTTCTGAAGATGGAATTCCGGCATGAACAGGCGGATCAGGATTATTCGATCAAGATTGCCCTGGCCGATGGCAGCGCGAGTGCAAGCGCGCCTGCACCGCGCCGTAAAAGAGGGCATTGATCCAGAGCACGCGGCATTGACAAGCTGACCGGCCTCGATCAAAACTCCGCGCGTCAGACCAAATCCCTAGCGGGAGAGTCCGTTTTCCAAGACAGGTTGGAAGCTTCCGACCGGTTTCGCTGAAAACGGCGCCGAAGGCGCAACCGCCCCGGAAACGCTCAGGCCCACGGACCGCTAGGGGATGACACTCTGGAAAGCGATCGTCGCACGCAAGCAGATTGGAAATTTCCAATTTTGAGTCTGCTCAAGTCGCCGATCCACCGACGGGCGTAACTCCAAGCCTCCCAATGGTCATAATGCTGACCTTGGTATAGGCGCGGCGGAAATCTCTCAGGTCACCGGACAGAGGGGGCAAGGTATTCGTTGACGCTTCGGGATGGTGTCATTGGCCGTCCTTGCGCACGAATCGCCTTTCCTTAAGGCCTCTCTCTGGATTTGCCGCGCCATGTCGCAAGCTGCCTCTGCCTCCGACACCTCCGGTTCGACGCCGGCGCTTCTGCATACGCCCCTTTACGCGCTGCATTGCGCGCGCGGCGCCCGCATGGTCCCTTTCGCCTGTTATGCCATGCCGGTGCAATATCCAACCGGCATTCTTGAGGAACATCTGCATACCCGCGCCAAGGCCGGGCTGTTTGATGTCTCGCATATGGGCCAAGCCCTGCTCGAAGGCCAAGGGGCCGCTGCACGCCTTGAAACTCTGGTGCCGGGCGATCTCACGACACTTGCCCCCGGGCGCATGCGCTATACGCAACTGCTGAATCCTGAAGGTGGCATTCTCGACGACCTGATGGTGACGCGCCTCGCCGATGATGCGGCTGGCGAGCGTTTGTTCCTCGTCGTCAATGCGGCGACCAAGGCGCAGGATTTCGCCCATATTGGTGCGTCTTTGCCGGATCTGCGGCTGACCCTTCTGGAAGATCGTGCCCTCCTGGCCTTGCAGGGGCCGAGCGCCGCGACCGTGCTGGCGAAACATTTTCCTGCCGTCGCCACCATGCCCTTCATGAGCCTGATCGAGACCGAGCGAGAGGGGGCGCTCTGGCGCATTTCGCGCTCGGGTTATACGGGCGAGGACGGTTTCGAAATTGCCGTGCCGGCTGGCGCCGCTGAGGCCTTCGCCGAAACCTTGCTTGGCGATGAAGAGGTCTGGCCGATTGGCCTTGGCGCCCGTGATTCGCTGCGGCTCGAAGCCGGCCTCTGCCTTTACGGGCATGATATCGATCCGATCACGACGCCGATCGAGGCCGGACTCCTCTGGTCCATTTCCAAGCGCCGGCGTGAGGGGGGCGGTTTTCCCGGCGCGGCGCGCGTCCAGCGCGAGATTGCCGAAGGACCCGCTCGCCGCCGTGTCGGCTTGAAGATCGAGGGCAAGATCCCAGCCCGCGAGGGAGCAAAAATCGAGACCCTGGAGGGTGAGGTGATCGGCCTCGTCACTTCGGGTGGTTTTGCGCCGAGCCTCGGCGCGCCGATCGCCATGGGATATGTGGCGAGCGCCCATGCGGCCAATGGGACTGCCTTACAGGTGATCGTCCGAGGAAAACCACTCGCCGCGACGATTACCTCCATGCCTTTTGTTCCGAATCATTATTACAGGGGCGCCTGATGTCGATCACCCGCTACACCAAGGACCATGAATATATCCGCGTCGAGGGAGAGACCGGCACGGTCGGCATTACCGATTACGCCCAGTCGCAATTGGGCGATGTCGTCTTCGTGGAACTGCCGGCCATCGGCAAGGCCCTGACCAAGGGCGGTGAGGCTGCGGTCGTTGAAAGCGTGAAGGCCGCGAGCGAGATCTATGCCCCGGTGTCGGGCGAGGTCGTGGCGGTCAACGAGGCTTTGGCCGAGGCACCGGGCACCGTCAATGAAGATGCAGCCGGCAAAGGCTGGTTCCTGCAAATCAAGCTCGCCGATGCCAAGGAACTCGACGGCCTGATGGACGAGGCCGGCTATCAGGATTTCCTGAAAACGCTTTGAGCCGATCAGATGGTTTCGATCCGATAGGAGAAAGAAATGCGCTATCTGCCTTTGACGCCGGAGGATCGGACCGAAATGCTGGCGCGCGTCGGCGTCCCCTCGGTCGATGCTCTCTTCGAGGATATTCCAGCCGCCAAGCGCCTGGTAGAACTGCCGGACTTGCCGCTCCACAAAGGCGAATTGGAAGTCGAACGCTGGCTCGGCCGGCTTTCTGCCAAGAATCTCGCGGCTTCCGCCGCGCCTTTCTTTGTCGGCGCTGGCGCATACAAGCACCATGTGCCGGCCAGCGTCGATCATCTGATCCAACGCTCGGAATTCATGACGAGCTATACGCCCTATCAGCCGGAAATCGCCCAGGGCACCCTGCAATATGTGTTTGAGTTCCAGACGCAGGTCGCGGCCTTGACGGGCATGGAGGTCGCTAATGCCTCCATGTATGATGGCTCGACCGCGACGGGTGAGGCTGTGCTGATGGCTCATCGCCTGACCAAGCGCGGTAAGGCGATACTTTCAGGGGGGCTGCATCCCCATTATGCCCAGGTCGTCACGAGTCAGGCGGCTCTGACAGGTCATGACGTCGTGGTCATGCCGCCCGACTTGCAAGCCAAGGAAGATCTCGTCGGTCGGCTTGACGCGCAAACCTCCTGCCTCGTCGTGCAATCGCCCGACGTCTTCGGCAATTTACGCGATCTCGAACCATTGGCCGAAGCCTGCCGCAAACAGGGTGTCTTGCTCATTGCCGTCTTTACTGAAGCCGTTTCTCTTGGCCTTGTCAAAGCACCGGGTGATATGGGCGCCGACATTGTCGTTGGCGAAGGTCAATCGATTGGCAATGCGCTGAATTTTGGCGGCCCCTATGTCGGGCTTTTTGCGACGCGCTCGAAATATCTGCGGCAAATGCCAGGACGCCTCTGTGGCGAAACACTCGACGCGGATGGAAGGCGCGGTTTCGTGCTGACCCTGTCCACCCGCGAGCAGCATATTCGCCGCGATAAGGCGACCTCGAATATTTGCACGAATTCAGGGCTTTGCTGTCTCGCCTTCACCATCCATCTAACGCTTTTGGGCGAGCAGGGATTGCGGCAGTTGGCGACGATCAACCATGCCCATGCGGTCGATCTCGCCGATCGTCTCGCCAAAGTGCCCGGCGTCGAACTCCTCAACGAGACGTTCTTCAACGAATTCACGATTCGCCTGCCGGGGCGGGCGGAAGATCATGTCGAAGCCCTGGCGGCGCAGGGCATTCTCGCCGGTGTCCCGGTCTCGCGTCTACTGCCGGGGCAGGGTTGCGATGATTTGCTGATCATCGCCAGCACTGAAGTGAACAGCGACGATGACCGGGCGGCCCTGGTCGATGCGCTCGCCAAGCAAATTGCCTGAACGCGATATTTGAGGCGCGATATTTGAGGACGGAGTGCGAAGCCATGTTGGATAAGCCGGAGACGGGCCTCGAAGAGGCGGACGGGGTGCTGGTCGATCGTGCGACTTTTACCGGCAATCGGGGGCTGGCGATCGAGGAGGGCCTGATCTTTGAGCTTGGCCGGCCGGAAGCTTCGGGCGTTGATCTGCCAGAACCCGCGCCGTTCCAGAGCCGCCTCGGCGGGCTTGAACGCAAGACGCCGATCGGTCTGCCGGGTCTCAGCGAACCTGAGACGGTGCGCCATTATGTGCGCCTCAGCCAGAAGAATTATTCCATCGATACGGGCATTTTCCCTCTCGGCTCCTGTACGATGAAGCATAATCCGAGGCTCAATGAACGCATGGCGCGTTTGCCGGGTTTTGGCGATATCCATCCGCTGCAGCCGCAATCGAGTGTTCAGGGCGCGCTCGAATTGATGAAAGAGATCAGCCATTGGCTCTTGACGCTGACGGGCATGCAGGCGGTCGCGCTTTCGCCGCGGGCCGGTGCGCATGGCGAGGCCTGCGGCATGATGGCGATCAAACAAGCTTTGATCGCCAGGGGCGAGGCTGAACAGCGTAAGGTGGTTTTGGTCCCAGATTCAGCGCATGGCACCAATCCGGCGACGGCGACACTGGTCGGTTTCGAGGTGCGTTCGGTGCCGGCGCGCGAAGACGGCATTGTCGATGTGGAAGCGGTGCGCCAGGCGCTGGGACCGGACGTCGCCGCTATCATGCTGACCAATCCGAACACCTGTGGATTGTTTGAAAAGAACATTGTCGAAATCGCCGAGGCCATGCATGAGGCCGGCGCTTATTTCTATTGCGATGGCGCCAATTTCAACGCGATCGTCGGGCGCGCCCGGCCAGGCGATCTTGGCGTCGATGCCATGCATATCAATCTGCACAAAACTTTTTCGACGCCGCATGGCGGTGGCGGGCCGGGCGCGGGGCCGGTCGTGCTCTCGAGCCGGCTTGCGCCTCATGCGCCGCTGCCTTTCCTTGTCCAAGAAAAAGCGGGTCTGAGGCTTGTCGAGGACAAGGCCGAGGCTCCCGGCACATTTGGCCGTATTGGCGCCTTCCATGGCCAGATGGGTATGTACGTGCGGGCATTGACCTATATGCTCTCGCATGGCGCCGATGGTTTGCGTCAAGCGTCGGAAGATGCCGTCCTTAATGCCAATTATGTGCGGGTGGGTCTTGCCGATCTGATGTCACTGCCCTTTGGCAACCGCCCCTGTATGCATGAGGCTCTCTTCGACGATGCGTGGTTGAAGGGGACGGGCCTGAGCGTGCTCGATTTCGCCAAGGCGATGATCGACGAAGGTTTCCATCCGATGACGGTCTATTTCCCGCTCGTCGTACATGGAGCCATGCTGATCGAGCCGACCGAATCGGAATCCAAGGCGACGCTCGACCTGTTCGTCGCGGCCCTGCGCGATCTGGCCATGGCTGTACAGCGGGGCGATAAAGAGCGTTTCCTTGGCGCCCCGCATTATGCGCCGCGCCGCAGGCTCGATGAAACGCGGGCGGCGAGAACGCCCGTGCTCAAATGGACGAAGCCGGCGCCGATCGAGAATTGAAAACAGGCTGACGTAGCGTGCCCTGTGAGGGAGTGCCCATTCGATTTATCGGATGGGCACGTTTTCTGTTTTTGTGGCCGCAGAGGATGCGGTGACGCGCCAGATAATATTGCCGACATCATCGGCGACGAGCACTCCGCTGTGCTTGTCGACCAGAACGCCGACCGGCCTGCCTTGCGCCTTGTCCTCCTCATTCAGGAATCCGGTGAGAATGTCTTCTGGGGGACCGAGGGGCCGGCCGTTCTCGAAGGGCACGAAAATGACGCGATAGCCCGCAAAGGGGATGCGGTTCCATGAACCGTGCTGGCCGATGATCGCTCCGTTCTCATAGTGCTGGCCGAGGCGGGACGTGTGGATAAACGTGAAACCGAGAGAGGCTGAATGCGCACCAAGCGCGTAATCGGGCTTGATCGCTTTCGTCACAAGATCGGGCCTTTGTGGTTCGACACGCTTATCCACATGTTGCCCAAAATAGCTATAGGGCCAGCCATAGAAGCCGCCTTCCTTCACTGAAGTCATGTAGTCTGGCACGAGATCATTGCCAATCTCATCGCGTTCGTTGACGGCCACCCAGAGTTCACCGGTCACGGGATTCCAATCCATGCCGACCGGGTTTCTCAAACCCGAAGCGAAAACCCGCGACGTCTTGGCAACAGGATCGATTTCCAGAACCGCCGCGCGATTTTCCTCTTCCTCCATCCCATTCTCGGCGACGTTTGAATTCGAACCGACACCGACATAAAGCCGCGATCCATCCGCATTGGCGATGAGGCTCTTGGTCCAGTGATGATTGCGGCCCGCTGGAAGATCCACGATCTTGACGCCGGGTGTTTCTATCCGCGTCGCATTCGCTTGATAGGGAAAGCGCATGAGGGCATCCGCATTCGCGACATAAAGCTGATCGCCGATGAGCGCCATGCCGAAGGGTGAAACGAGATTTTCCAGAAAGGTGGATTTGATCTCGGCGATGCCATCACCATTTTTGTCGCGCAGCAGTGTAATGCGGTTGGCACTTCGCTCATGTGAGCCGGCGCGCTTCATGACCAGCCCCTCGATCCAGCCGCGAAGACCGCCGCTCTTGCCTTCGGGTTTCGACGGTGCATCGGTTTCCGCAACCAGAATGTCGCCGTTGGGCAATTCGTAAAGCCAGCGGGGATGGTCGAGACCGGATGCAAAGGCGACGACCTCGAATCCCTTTGCCGGTTTGGGTGTCTGGCCCTTTGCCCAGCCGATCGCCTGCGCAATCCTCACTATGGGAATGAAGGAACTCTCGGGCTCGGGAAGCTGTGGATCGGCACCATATCCCGCGCTTTCCGGCAGGCTGGACGGACGATTGCAGGAGACAAGTGACAGAATGAGCGCTCCGATACCGGCGCTCGAAGCTAGCTTCGCCACCATGCGAATGCGCATGAACAAGGCTCCTTCCGTTCGATTTCGTCGGAGGCCGCTCGCAGACGGAAAAGGCCTGTCGCTTGTTCAATCGCCGTGCTTGCTCATGTGCCTGTCAGATCAAAGTCGGCCCATGAGGAGCAATATAAGCACGACGATCAGAATGATGCCGAGGACACCCATGCCCCCGTGGCCGTAACCATAGCCATAGCCTCCGAAGCGACCGCTGAAGCCGCCAAGCAGGAAGATGATGAGGATAATGAGGAGAATGAGTCCAAGCGACATGATCTATCTCCCATCGCAGCTCCAAAGGAATGCCGGCAAAAAGACGGGGCTATCGTGTGCTGATTGACCGATAAATTGATCCTATTGAAGTGTGGTACACTTTGATGATGAAACAGGTGCTGCTCGGGTTGGTCAATCCGAAGTCAGGCAATGACCAAGACCGGCATGCCATTTTCTGTTTCGAAGTCACCGGTTACACATACCTCTCCCGTATGTGACACAGGCGTCCCGATGACTGTTTCACAAAGCAGGCATGAAGCTTCGGGGATGCCTGCCTTCGAATTCGGTCTTCATGAATCGGATCAATGTATGCTTCTGGTGATTGTCCAGATTATTATAGAGTGGCTCAGCCGCATTGGCGAGCTTCGTCAAGGATGCGGCCCGCGAGGTGAGTTCGGTAGCTTGATCTCGCATCTGAATGATATCATTGGGACGCTCGTTGCGCAGACGTTGTCCCTCGCGATCTTGGTAAACACTTCTGCCGGCCGTGAGAGTCTTGAATTGTCCGACTCCATAGTCGTGGAGCGCGGTCTGTAAGCCTGACCAATTCTTTTCCTGGTCAGGTGTCAATTGCAGATTGGCCTTGAGCCGAGCAATCCTTGCATCGACCTCGTTGACGATTTGATTGTCTGGAGGTTCAGCTCGCACTGCTTGCGCAGGTGGGGAGGTTTCACTTGTTTGGGCAAATGAATCATGGATATGAACAGCGCCGATCAATGTCGCGCTTGCAAGCCCGATAAAGAAAACTTTCTTCATTTTGTCCACCAGGGAAGCTTCGGCCACTATCCCCATAATCGTGGGAAGCGCCGCAAAATCGTCCAACGCACATACACGATCGGCGGTAAACGCTTGACGGTTTACCCAGTTCCCACATTGGTTCAGCTAAGGACCATCAAACGATTTGAAGTAATACTATGGCTCTGTAAGGCTTTGGTCTTGCCCGGTGAAGGCATGGGTCTATTTTGCAAGATTTGCCGCAGGCAAAAAAAGCCCCACTGGATTTC contains:
- a CDS encoding invasion associated locus B family protein, with translation MAEWTDGEMWGHPRFAGAFARPARFFEVTSSWAMNSRAVNSRPQRIWRHLASFGFLAVAAQAFLGGQPALAQGVVKAKHGDWELRCETPPGAQSEQCALLQSVAAEDKPNINLVVIVLKTADGKSRLLRVIAPLGVLLPSGLGLKIDATDVGRAGFVRCLPTGCVAEVVMDEKLIDQMKTGKNATFIIFQTPEEGIGIPLALNGFKQGFESLP
- the gcvT gene encoding glycine cleavage system aminomethyltransferase GcvT, giving the protein MSQAASASDTSGSTPALLHTPLYALHCARGARMVPFACYAMPVQYPTGILEEHLHTRAKAGLFDVSHMGQALLEGQGAAARLETLVPGDLTTLAPGRMRYTQLLNPEGGILDDLMVTRLADDAAGERLFLVVNAATKAQDFAHIGASLPDLRLTLLEDRALLALQGPSAATVLAKHFPAVATMPFMSLIETEREGALWRISRSGYTGEDGFEIAVPAGAAEAFAETLLGDEEVWPIGLGARDSLRLEAGLCLYGHDIDPITTPIEAGLLWSISKRRREGGGFPGAARVQREIAEGPARRRVGLKIEGKIPAREGAKIETLEGEVIGLVTSGGFAPSLGAPIAMGYVASAHAANGTALQVIVRGKPLAATITSMPFVPNHYYRGA
- the gcvH gene encoding glycine cleavage system protein GcvH, with product MSITRYTKDHEYIRVEGETGTVGITDYAQSQLGDVVFVELPAIGKALTKGGEAAVVESVKAASEIYAPVSGEVVAVNEALAEAPGTVNEDAAGKGWFLQIKLADAKELDGLMDEAGYQDFLKTL
- the gcvPA gene encoding aminomethyl-transferring glycine dehydrogenase subunit GcvPA produces the protein MRYLPLTPEDRTEMLARVGVPSVDALFEDIPAAKRLVELPDLPLHKGELEVERWLGRLSAKNLAASAAPFFVGAGAYKHHVPASVDHLIQRSEFMTSYTPYQPEIAQGTLQYVFEFQTQVAALTGMEVANASMYDGSTATGEAVLMAHRLTKRGKAILSGGLHPHYAQVVTSQAALTGHDVVVMPPDLQAKEDLVGRLDAQTSCLVVQSPDVFGNLRDLEPLAEACRKQGVLLIAVFTEAVSLGLVKAPGDMGADIVVGEGQSIGNALNFGGPYVGLFATRSKYLRQMPGRLCGETLDADGRRGFVLTLSTREQHIRRDKATSNICTNSGLCCLAFTIHLTLLGEQGLRQLATINHAHAVDLADRLAKVPGVELLNETFFNEFTIRLPGRAEDHVEALAAQGILAGVPVSRLLPGQGCDDLLIIASTEVNSDDDRAALVDALAKQIA
- the gcvPB gene encoding aminomethyl-transferring glycine dehydrogenase subunit GcvPB, with amino-acid sequence MLDKPETGLEEADGVLVDRATFTGNRGLAIEEGLIFELGRPEASGVDLPEPAPFQSRLGGLERKTPIGLPGLSEPETVRHYVRLSQKNYSIDTGIFPLGSCTMKHNPRLNERMARLPGFGDIHPLQPQSSVQGALELMKEISHWLLTLTGMQAVALSPRAGAHGEACGMMAIKQALIARGEAEQRKVVLVPDSAHGTNPATATLVGFEVRSVPAREDGIVDVEAVRQALGPDVAAIMLTNPNTCGLFEKNIVEIAEAMHEAGAYFYCDGANFNAIVGRARPGDLGVDAMHINLHKTFSTPHGGGGPGAGPVVLSSRLAPHAPLPFLVQEKAGLRLVEDKAEAPGTFGRIGAFHGQMGMYVRALTYMLSHGADGLRQASEDAVLNANYVRVGLADLMSLPFGNRPCMHEALFDDAWLKGTGLSVLDFAKAMIDEGFHPMTVYFPLVVHGAMLIEPTESESKATLDLFVAALRDLAMAVQRGDKERFLGAPHYAPRRRLDETRAARTPVLKWTKPAPIEN
- a CDS encoding PQQ-dependent sugar dehydrogenase; its protein translation is MRIRMVAKLASSAGIGALILSLVSCNRPSSLPESAGYGADPQLPEPESSFIPIVRIAQAIGWAKGQTPKPAKGFEVVAFASGLDHPRWLYELPNGDILVAETDAPSKPEGKSGGLRGWIEGLVMKRAGSHERSANRITLLRDKNGDGIAEIKSTFLENLVSPFGMALIGDQLYVANADALMRFPYQANATRIETPGVKIVDLPAGRNHHWTKSLIANADGSRLYVGVGSNSNVAENGMEEEENRAAVLEIDPVAKTSRVFASGLRNPVGMDWNPVTGELWVAVNERDEIGNDLVPDYMTSVKEGGFYGWPYSYFGQHVDKRVEPQRPDLVTKAIKPDYALGAHSASLGFTFIHTSRLGQHYENGAIIGQHGSWNRIPFAGYRVIFVPFENGRPLGPPEDILTGFLNEEDKAQGRPVGVLVDKHSGVLVADDVGNIIWRVTASSAATKTENVPIR
- a CDS encoding DUF3309 family protein, coding for MSLGLILLIILIIFLLGGFSGRFGGYGYGYGHGGMGVLGIILIVVLILLLMGRL
- a CDS encoding Spy/CpxP family protein refolding chaperone — translated: MKKVFFIGLASATLIGAVHIHDSFAQTSETSPPAQAVRAEPPDNQIVNEVDARIARLKANLQLTPDQEKNWSGLQTALHDYGVGQFKTLTAGRSVYQDREGQRLRNERPNDIIQMRDQATELTSRAASLTKLANAAEPLYNNLDNHQKHTLIRFMKTEFEGRHPRSFMPAL